One window from the genome of Anticarsia gemmatalis isolate Benzon Research Colony breed Stoneville strain chromosome 8, ilAntGemm2 primary, whole genome shotgun sequence encodes:
- the LOC142974864 gene encoding uncharacterized protein LOC142974864 yields the protein MSPTRRHSVAGRERDDLPPLARSKRSNTISVMSPTRRHSVAGRERDDLPPLARSKRSNTISVMSPTRRHSVAGRERDDLPPLARSKRSNTISVMSPTRRHSVAGRERDDLPPLARSKRSNTISVMSPTRRHSVAGRERDDLPPLARSKRSNTISVMSPTRRHRYTHTHTHTNYIQAAGRPARRQRGGPRARRPAAAGALQALQHHLRHEPHAPTQPPAAPRGASVAGRERDDLPPLARSKRSNTISVMSPTRRHRYTHTHTHTNYIQAAGRPARRQRGGPRARRPAAAGALQALQHHLRHEPHAPTQPPAAPRGASVAGRERDDLPPLARSKRSNTISVMSPTRRHRYTHTHTHTNYIQAAGRPARRQRGGPRARRPAAAGALQALQHHLPPRADTGTHTHTHTLTTYKPPAAPRGASVAGRERDDLPPLARSKRSNTISVMSPTRRHRPAAGAGGAALGAGAVGAGGGGVTPSFVFLQLYHNMSTYPITPPVPGETPTILNPLAERPLRVSGVQHERTIKNLDLVPPVETYKIGVLYVGPGQQDNEVLILKNEYGSVRYAEFLTQLGTLVSLEGGEAEEQPHLFLNLEKGGKDGHYTYVWNDDIMQVLFHVATAMPSSAKDPTCNEKRKYIGNDFVSIVYNDSGADFNIHTIKGQLNFCIVVVEPYEHGMNRVFIKTKDERIRTKFLAHLDTHCVSDHNVALLARQMALHCALASHISQSLKLGGAPYASNSLERLRLIKRLRVRTQAERLAAAARAPEPYAAAPDLAHRVAIDDFNDYT from the exons ATGAGCCCCACGCGCCGACAcag CGTGGCGGGCCGCGAGCGCGACGACCTGCCGCCGCTGGCGCGCTCCAAGCGCTCCAACACCATCTCCGTCATGAGCCCCACGCGCCGACAcag CGTGGCGGGCCGCGAGCGCGACGACCTGCCGCCGCTGGCGCGCTCCAAGCGCTCCAACACCATCTCCGTCATGAGCCCCACGCGCCGACAcag CGTGGCGGGCCGCGAGCGCGACGACCTGCCGCCGCTGGCGCGCTCCAAGCGCTCCAACACCATCTCCGTCATGAGCCCCACGCGCCGACAcag CGTGGCGGGCCGCGAGCGCGACGACCTGCCGCCGCTGGCGCGCTCCAAGCGCTCCAACACCATCTCCGTCATGAGCCCCACGCGCCGACAcag CGTGGCGGGCCGCGAGCGCGACGACCTGCCGCCGCTGGCGCGCTCCAAGCGCTCCAACACCATCTCCGTCATGAGCCCCACGCGCCGACAcaggtacacacacacacacacacacactaactACATACAAGCCGCCGGCCGCCCCGCGCGGCGCCAGCGTGGCGGGCCGCGAGCGCGACGACCTGCCGCCGCTGGCGCGCTCCAAGCGCTCCAACACCATCTCCGTCATGAGCCCCACGCGCCGACAcag CCGCCGGCCGCCCCGCGCGGCGCCAGCGTGGCGGGCCGCGAGCGCGACGACCTGCCGCCGCTGGCGCGCTCCAAGCGCTCCAACACCATCTCCGTCATGAGCCCCACGCGCCGACAcaggtacacacacacacacacacacactaactACATACAAGCCGCCGGCCGCCCCGCGCGGCGCCAGCGTGGCGGGCCGCGAGCGCGACGACCTGCCGCCGCTGGCGCGCTCCAAGCGCTCCAACACCATCTCCGTCATGAGCCCCACGCGCCGACAcag CCGCCGGCCGCCCCGCGCGGCGCCAGCGTGGCGGGCCGCGAGCGCGACGACCTGCCGCCGCTGGCGCGCTCCAAGCGCTCCAACACCATCTCCGTCATGAGCCCCACGCGCCGACAcaggtacacacacacacacacacacactaactACATACAAGCCGCCGGCCGCCCCGCGCGGCGCCAGCGTGGCGGGCCGCGAGCGCGACGACCTGCCGCCGCTGGCGCGCTCCAAGCGCTCCAACACCATCTCC CCCCACGCGCCGACAcaggtacacacacacacacacacacactaactACATACAAGCCGCCGGCCGCCCCGCGCGGCGCCAGCGTGGCGGGCCGCGAGCGCGACGACCTGCCGCCGCTGGCGCGCTCCAAGCGCTCCAACACCATCTCCGTCATGAGCCCCACGCGCCGACAcag gccggcggcgggcgcgggcggcgcggcgctgggcgcgggcgcggtgggcgcgggcggcggcggcgtcaCGCCCAGCTTCGTGTTCCTGCAGCTGTACCACAACATGAGCACCTACCCCATCACGCCGCCAGTGCCGG GTGAGACCCCCACGATACTGAACCCGCTGGCGGAGCGGCCGCTGCGGGTGTCGGGCGTGCAGCACGAGCGCACCATCAAGAACCTCGACCTCGTGCCGCCTGTCGAAACATACAAG ATCGGCGTGTTATACGTCGGTCCCGGTCAACAAGACAACGAAGTTTTAATACTGAAGAACGAATATGGCAGTGTGAG GTACGCGGAGTTCCTGACGCAGCTGGGCACGCTGGTGTCGCTGGAGGGCGGCGAGGCGGAGGAGCAGCCGCACCTGTTCCTCAACCTGGAGAAGGGCGGCAAGGACGGACACTACACCTACGTGTGGAATGACGACATTATGCAG GTACTGTTCCACGTGGCGACGGCGATGCCCTCGTCGGCCAAGGACCCCACGTGCAACGAGAAGCGCAAGTACATCGGCAACGACTTCGTGTCCATCGTGTACAACGACTCCGGCGCCGACTTCAACATACACACCATCAAG GGTCAGCTGAACTTCTGCATCGTGGTGGTGGAGCCGTACGAGCACGGCATGAACCGCGTGTTCATCAAGACCAAGGACGAGCGCATCCGCACCAAGTTCCTGGCGCACCTCGACACGCACTGCGTGTCCGACCACAACGTGGCGCTGCTGGCCCGCCAGATGGCGCTGCACTGCGCGCTGGCCTCGCACATCTCGCAGTCGCTGAAGCTGGGCGGCGCGCCCTACGCCTCCAACTCGCTGGAGCGCCTGCGCCTCATCAAGCGCCTGCGGGTCCGCACGCAGGCGGAGCGCCTGGCGGCCGCGGCGCGGGCCCCGGAGCCCTACGCCGCCGCGCCCGACCTGGCGCACCGCGTGGCCATCGACGACTTCAACGACTACACCTAG
- the LOC142974545 gene encoding uncharacterized protein LOC142974545, with translation MWLKIMFLAVSAMSAVSAEDSLSQLYGVSGGNRMQLCLRAVPGRRARLCAAALLHEEWLVLRASCLRQHPQHAMLAVRPHAGRTCDQVTHGYDYGARAVTGHFYHPYLDIALVIVQRPYLNLDVYPNSTIYTLRKVFKKHGVLRWMKGYIRSYEVHRDVHLHLKMVARGMVSTRAPLVTFLLTMVLPSVLFMLVFIYVIYYSGPQTHEIPYKNLQCTGKATQV, from the exons ATGtggttaaaaataatgttcctGGCGGTGAGCGCCATGAGCGCCGTGAGCGCGGAGGACTCGCTGTCGCAGCTGTACGGCGTGAGCGGCGGCAACAGGATGCAGCTGTGCCTGCGGGCCGTGCCGGGGCGCCGCGCCAGGCTGTGTGCCGCCGCGCTGCTGCACGAGGAGTGGCTCGTGCTGCGCGCCTCGTGCCTGCGCCAGCACCCGCAGCACGCCATGCTGGCCGTGCGGCCCCACGCCGGCAGGACCTGCGACCAGGTCACGCACG GCTACGACTACGGAGCGCGCGCGGTGACCGGCCACTTCTACCACCCGTACCTGGACATAGCGCTGGTGATCGTGCAGCGACCCTACCTCAATCTGGACGTGTACCCCAACTCTACCATCTACACCTTACGCAAAGTATTCAAGAAACATGG TGTATTGCGATGGATGAAGGGTTACATCCGATCATACGAAGTGCATCGTGATGTTCACCTGCACTTGAAGATGGTGGCTCGAGGGATGGTGTCGACCCGGGCTCCCCTCGTCACGTTCCTGCTGACCATGGTGCTACCGTCAGTACTGTTCATGCTGGTCTTCATATATGTTATATATTACTCTGGACCTCAAACTCATGAGATACCATATAAGAATTTACAATGTACTGGTAAAGCTACGCAAGTGTAA
- the mRpS33 gene encoding mitochondrial ribosomal protein S33 has protein sequence MATKYSTYSQLVKASTNYARRMQRLSNRIFGEVAIPTNAKSQKVVAMFSAKPLHSNEEIIHYYPRHVETHALMLKLREYGLFRDEHQDFKDEMKRLRELRGKVKVWRRKLDKEGENK, from the coding sequence ATGGCAACGAAATATTCTACTTACTCCCAACTAGTAAAAGCGTCGACGAACTATGCGCGGCGAATGCAGAGGCTATCGAACAGAATCTTCGGTGAAGTGGCTATTCCAACTAACGCAAAGTCACAGAAGGTAGTAGCGATGTTTTCAGCGAAGCCTTTACACTCAAACGAGGAGATAATCCACTACTACCCGCGTCACGTCGAGACGCACGCTCTCATGCTGAAGCTACGCGAGTACGGGCTGTTCCGCGACGAGCATCAGGACTTCAAGGACGAGATGAAGAGGTTGCGTGAACTCAGAGGCAAAGTTAAAGTCTGGAGGAGAAAACTCGACAAGGAAGGGGAGAACAAGTAG
- the Sgsh gene encoding N-sulfoglucosamine sulfohydrolase translates to MASSPGVVYVLLLSLFISENVLSDKTRNVLVLLADDGGFELGAYINKICQTPNIDALAQRSLLFNNAFTSVSSCSPSRAALLTGTPSHQNGMYGLHQGVHHFNSFDNITSLPNLLRQNGIMTGIIGKKHVGPSSVYKFDFEQTEENNHIDQVGRNITHIKLLAREFLAKANSDNKPFFLYVGFHDPHRCGHSEPKYGPFCERFGSGEEGMGLIPDWKPWYYQWDEVQLPYFVQDTEAARRDIAAQYTTMSRLDQGVGLVIEELKAAGHLDDTLIIYTSDNGIPFPSGRTNFYDPGVREPLIISSPEEGARRNEASGAMASLLDIMPTVLDWYGMAWEHESNDIVQTDRPKSLLPILKKEPPFSEEEAVFLSQTHHEITMYYPMRAVRTRRYKLIHNLNFGMPFPIDQDLYVSPTFQDILNRTRSKQSLPWYKTLKQYYYRPEWEFYDIRADPAESNNLHGKPSLEQVESNLRERLLRWQRDTADPWLCSPAAVLERGPHDDSVCRSLDNGLLHYYSR, encoded by the exons ATGGCGAGCTCGCCGGGTGTTGTTTACGTGTTATTGTTGAGTTTATTTATCTCAGAAAATGTTTTATCTGATAAAACGCGAAATGTTCTTGTACTACTTG CGGATGATGGTGGTTTCGAATTAGgtgcatacataaataaaatatgtcagaCTCCGAACATAGATGCGCTAGCGCAGCGCAGTTTACTCTTCAATAATGCCTTTACTTCAGTCAGCAGTTGTTCGCCGAG TCGCGCGGCACTGCTGACTGGCACCCCGAGCCACCAGAATGGCATGTACGGGCTGCACCAGGGCGTGCATCACTTCAACTCGTTCGATAACATCACCAGCCTGCCCAACCTGCTGCGGCAGAACGGGATAATGACAG GTATAATCGGCAAGAAGCATGTGGGTCCGTCGAGTGTGTACAAGTTCGACTTCGAGCAGACGGAGGAGAACAACCACATCGACCAGGTCGGACGCAACATCACGCACATCAAGCTACTCGCCAGGGAGTTCCTCGCTAAAGCTAATTCTGATAACAA GCCGTTCTTCCTTTATGTGGGCTTCCACGACCCACACCGGTGCGGTCACAGCGAGCCTAAGTACGGGCCGTTCTGTGAGCGGTTCGGCTCCGGCGAGGAGGGCATGGGCCTGATCCCGGACTGGAAGCCCTGGTACTACCAGTGGGATGAGGTGCAGCTGCCATACTTCGTGCAG GACACAGAAGCAGCAAGGAGAGATATTGCCGCACAATATACAACTATGTCACGTCTCGACCAAG GTGTCGGCCTAGTCATTGAAGAGTTAAAAGCGGCAGGTCACTTGGACGACACTCTTATCATATACACGTCAGACAACGGCATTCCGTTCCCGTCTGGTCGCACGAACTTCTACGACCCTGGCGTGAGGGAGCCGCTCATCATCTCGTCCCCAGAGGAGGGCGCGCGGAGGAACGAGGCGTCGGGCGCCATGGCCAGCCTCCTGGACATCATGCCCACTGTGCTGGACTGGTACGGCATGGCGTGGGAGCACGAGAGCAATGACATCGTGCAGACGGACAGACCGAAGAGTTTGCTGCCCATTTTGAAAAAAG AGCCGCCATTTTCCGAGGAGGAGGCAGTGTTCCTGTCTCAGACGCACCACGAGATCACGATGTACTACCCCATGCGCGCGGTCCGCACGCGTCGCTACAAGCTCATACACAACCTCAACTTCGGCATGCCCTTCCCCATCGACCAGGACCTCTATGTGTCGCCCACTTTCCAG GACATCTTGAACCGTACGCGCAGCAAGCAGAGCCTCCCGTGGTACAAGACGCTCAAGCAGTACTACTACCGACCAGAGTGGGAGTTCTACGACATACGCGCTGACCCCGCCGAGTCCAACAATCTTCACG GTAAACCGTCGCTAGAGCAAGTAGAGAGCAATCTCCGCGAGCGGCTGCTCCGCTGGCAGCGCGACACGGCGGACCCGTGGCTGTGCTCGCCGGCCGCCGTGCTGGAGCGCGGGCCGCACGACGACAGCGTGTGCCGCAGCCTCGACAACGGACTGCTGCACTACTACTCGCGATAG
- the Pmm2 gene encoding phosphomannomutase translates to MTSRKSILYLFDVDGTLTKPRQVITDDFKKFLLEKVLPKVSVGLVSGSDYCKISEQMGGEDVACKFDYVFCENGVMQYRAGKEISSESITTRLGENLTQRIINFALNYMSKLELPAKRGTFVEFRSSMINLCPVGRSCSQQVRDEFVKFDTEHKIRQKFTEALQKEFAGHDVIFALGGQISVDVFPVGWDKTFCLKHVEAQKFDEIHFFGDKTTPGGNDYEIFNDSRTIGHAVTSPDDTKQLLKKCLNIE, encoded by the coding sequence ATGACGAGCCGGAAATCTATTTTGTATCTTTTCGATGTGGACGGAACATTAACAAAACCGCGCCAGGTTATCACAGACGATTTCAAGAAGTTCTTATTGGAAAAGGTGCTTCCAAAAGTGAGTGTGGGACTCGTTAGCGGTTCCGACTACTGTAAAATATCAGAACAGATGGGCGGAGAAGATGTCGCCTGCAAGTTTGATTACGTATTCTGTGAAAACGGAGTGATGCAATACAGAGCCGGCAAGGAAATCAGCTCGGAAAGTATAACCACTCGTCTAGGAGAAAACTTAACACAACGAATCATTAACTTCGCCCTTAATTATATGTCCAAGCTTGAACTACCAGCCAAAAGAGGCACCTTTGTTGAATTTAGATCGAGTATGATCAACCTGTGCCCTGTCGGCCGCTCCTGCAGCCAACAGGTCAGAGATGAATTTGTCAAGTTTGACACAGAACACAAAATTCGACAGAAATTCACAGAAGCATTACAAAAAGAATTTGCAGGCCATGATGTAATATTTGCCCTCGGGGGTCAGATAAGTGTTGATGTTTTCCCTGTCGGATGGGACAAAACGTTCTGTCTCAAACATGTAGAAGCCCAGAAATTTGATGAAATACATTTCTTTGGAGATAAGACCACACCAGGTGGAAATGATTATGAGATCTTCAATGACTCCCGGACTATCGGTCATGCAGTCACATCACCTGACGACACCAAGCAGCTTCTCAAGAAGTGCcttaatattgaataa
- the LOC142974542 gene encoding enoyl-CoA hydratase domain-containing protein 2, mitochondrial, with protein sequence MLFPRLNKFSSLLRQGSTRLLATQTQQQTENIGPVVYKKLTGVDRGIALYGLNSPKDRNALGFAMIEAMKEVNQLIREDTKISVVILHSFVPGIFCAGANLKERFKMSDEEVAKFVRGLRGTFIEVEDLPMPTIAAVEGVAVGGGLELALACDIRIAAETAKLGLVETGRGLIPGAGGTQRLPRVVNTNIAKELIYTSRIVSGKEAKELGVVNHVVPQNNANNAALEKALALAREITTNAPIALRCAKQAINEGIQLSIKDGYEVEQKCYEINIPTKDRQEGMISFIEKRKPVYEGH encoded by the exons atgttgtttCCAAGGCTGAATAAATTCAGTTCATTATTGAGGCAGGGGTCAACTCGCTTATTAGCGACACAAACGCAGCAACAGACTGAAAATATAGGACCGGTAGTGTATAAAAAGCTGACGGGAGTAGACCGGGGTATTGCGCTGTACGGTCTGAACAGCCCCAAAGATCGCAATGCTCTCGGTTTCGCTATGATCGAAGCTATGAAGGAGGTGAACCAGCTGATTCGGGAAGACACTAAGATTTCTGTCGTTATCCTCCACAGCTTCGTGCCAGGCATATTTTGTGCTG gAGCTAACTTGAAGGAGAGGTTCAAGATGTCAGATGAGGAAGTAGCCAAGTTTGTAAGGGGTCTCAGAGGCACCTTCATTGAGGTTGAAGACCTCCCCATGCCAACCATTGCAGCCGTTGAAGGTGTGGCTGTGGGTGGAGGACTGGAGCTTGCTCTGGCCTGTGACATCAGAATAGCGGCAGAGACGGCTAAGCTGGGACTAGTGGAGACTGGCAGGGGACTGATTCCTGGTGCTGGAGGCACTCAAAGACTACCCAGAGTAGTCAACACTAATATTGCTAAAGAACTCATCTATACATCTAGAATTGTAAGTGGGAAGGAAGCTAAAGAGTTAGGTGTGGTAAATCATGTGGTACCACAGAACAATGCTAATAATGCTGCCCTTGAGAAGGCATTGGCACTTGCGCGAGAGATAACTACCAATGCGCCCATTGCACTGCGTTGCGCCAAGCAAGCCATCAACGAGGGCATCCAGCTCAGCATCAAGGATGGCTATGAGGTAGAACAGAAGTGCTATGAGATCAACATCCCCACTAAAGACAGGCAAGAAGGCATGATCTCATTCATTGAGAAGAGAAAACCTGTCTATGAAGGCCATTAA
- the LOC142974580 gene encoding EKC/KEOPS complex subunit TPRKB-like: protein MSPEPHIVELDPDTKTTLKMYLYKNVQNVEAIRNNIIKGVWSCAVIKPSLILDPFQVAVAANRAVVAEKLNTMVTRTVFAEILYNLSLTKNITQSLSKFGIEKDENLLVCFLVTAERDLSSEILPLIEGEPCPITELNNFTSIKDVKSAYKLNSFKSDDGLLDVVVSRMVTKNFVSY, encoded by the coding sequence ATGTCACCGGAACCCCATATCGTTGAACTGGACCCCGACACAAAAACCACGTTGAAAATGtacctttataaaaatgttcagaACGTGGAAGCTATtagaaataacataatcaaAGGTGTTTGGAGCTGCGCTGTGATTAAACCTAGCTTAATATTGGATCCTTTTCAAGTTGCTGTTGCGGCTAACCGAGCGGTTGTCGCAGAGAAACTGAACACAATGGTTACAAGGACAGTATTTGCAGAGATATTGTACAATTTGTCATTAACAAAGAATATAACACAGAGTTTAAgtaaatttggtatagagaagGATGAGAACTTACTAGTGTGTTTCTTAGTAACTGCTGAGAGAGACTTGAGCAGTGAGATATTGCCTCTGATTGAGGGTGAGCCGTGCCCCATCACTGAGCTGAACAACTTCACAAGTATCAAGGATGTGAAGAGTGCATACAAACTAAATAGCTTTAAAAGTGATGATGGTTTGCTTGATGTAGTTGTAAGCAGAATGGTTACTAAGAATTTTGtatcttattaa